One part of the Populus alba chromosome 18, ASM523922v2, whole genome shotgun sequence genome encodes these proteins:
- the LOC118051078 gene encoding E3 ubiquitin-protein ligase At1g12760 yields the protein MDVASTELHSESQTDTFPLLMERQENLSSSEHIIDIRNEVSVSPSHNRISTGLEASLHEDRPLSGVRAPSSPPPTSLSNGTSSRSSSLIRRGEARRRRSPLNSGLWISVELVLTLSQIIASIVVLSVSRKEHPRAPLFAWIVGYASGCVATLPLLYWRYSRRNQALEQDSAQNHQGSAHINVPAGPFSLSVSRNSEGEDRRSATTSPRGGQNAVLNARLKVLLEYFKMALDCFFAVWFVVGNVWIFGSHSSAEEAPNLYRLCIVFLTFSCIGYAMPFILCATICCCLPCIISILGFREDLTQTRGATPESIDALPTHKFKLIKNRNGEDSSSGAADGGIVAAGTEKERVISGEDAVCCICLAKYANNDELRELPCSHFFHKDCVDKWLKINASCPLCKSEVGESTLGSLPGLNSSQRRVENGAGNGITSTMS from the exons ATGGATGTTGCCTCAACGGAACTACATTCTGAAAGTCAGACTGACACTTTCCCATTGTTAATGGAGCGGCAAGAGAATCTTAGCAGTAGTGAGCATATTATTGACATACGTAATGAGGTCTCAGTATCACCATCTCACAATAGAATTTCAACTGGTTTGGAAGCGTCATTGCATGAGGACAGACCTTTGAGTGGCGTGAGAGCACCCAGTTCTCCGCCTCCGACATCTTTGTCTAATGGAACAAGCTCTCGGAGCTCCTCATTAATAAGGAGAGGGGAAGCTCGTCGACGCAGGAGTCCTTTGAACTCTGGTTTATGGATTTCTGTTGAATTGGTTCTCACGTTGAGCCAGATTATTGCATCTATTGTTGTTTTGTCTGTGTCGAGGAAGGAACATCCACGTGCACCATTGTTTGCATGGATTGTTGGTTATGCATCAGGCTGTGTGGCAACCCTCCCTCTTCTTTACTGGCGTTATAGTCGTCGTAACCAGGCTTTGGAGCAAGACTCAGCTCAAAATCATCAGGGTTCTGCACATATTAACGTTCCTGCAGGACCCTTTTCTCTTTCAGTTAGTAGGAATTCAGAAGGGGAGGATCGCCGATCTGCTACTACATCTCCTAGAGGTGGCCAAAATGCAGTACTGAATGCAAG ACTCAAGGTTTTGTTGGAGTACTTCAAAATGGCTTTGGATTGCTTTTTCGCAGTTTGGTTTGTGGTTGGCAATGTGTGGATATTTGGAAGCCACTCATCTGCTGAGGAGGCTCCAAACTTGTACAG GTTATGTATAGTGTTTCTTACATTTAGCTGTATCGGATATGCTATGCCCTTTATTCTGTGTGCCACAATCTGCTGTTGCTTGCCTTGTATAATTTCTATTCTCGGGTTTAGAGAGGATCTGACACAGACAAGGGGAGCCACACCTGAATCAATTGATGCCTTGCCAACGCACAAGTTTAAGCtgattaaaaatagaaatggtGAGGATAGCAGCTCTGGTGCTGCTGATGGTGGGATCGTGGCTGCAGGGACAGAAAAGGAACGTGTGATCTCAGGAGAAGATGCA GTTTGCTGCATTTGTTTGGCAAAATATGCAAACAATGATGAGCTGAGGGAGCTACCATGTTCTCATTTCTTCCATAAGGATTGTGTAGACAAGTGGCTGAAGATCAATGCATCATGTCCTCTTTGCAAGAGTGAGGTCGGTGAAAGTACTTTAGGTTCACTCCCCGGGTTAAATTCTAGCCAGAGACGGGTTGAAAATGGGGCCGGCAATGGCATCACCAGCACCATGTCTTGA